The segment GTTCCTGTCCTGCCTTTTGGGCAAATATAGCCCGATACCCAAAACGACAGATTTGCCGATTAATCATTTCAACTAAACCAGTGTTCGACAAATCTACTGTTCCTAAGCCTTCCGACGCAAACCGGTCCCTCCACGACGAATGTCCATAAATAATGATGACCGGACTAATTGGAAAGATAAAGACAACCGGACCATCAGGGCGAAGAACATATGGCCGCAAATCAGTATCCTGAACGGAAGGGTCGAACCATATTCCTGGATTATCACTGGTCAAGAATGAAACGCTAGTCTTATTATGTATCGTATAAAACCCAATCTGATCGAATACTTGCCCCGTGGCTTGCATAACGGTAACCATCCCGTGAAGCGATTGATGCGGATTGATTGCTACTTCCACATGGTCAAGGATGTCCTTTATACCGTCAGGCTCGGGTGATAGTTTTCCTTCCGCATCCAACCGCCGAGCCACAGTCATTACGTCTTCTGCATGTATCTTCTCCGTTACATCGCGGCTCGCAGGAACCCTTGCCCGCTGTAGCGCCATGAATTCGAAAATGGTCTCAAGAGAATCATTGACATTCTCTCGACGATGAAGTCGATCAACAATCCTTGGCCATTTCTCTTCCACCTTAGAGAAGAAATCCTCGAAGGCATTATGATCTTTCCCGCCTTCTGGCGTCGGTTGAGAATAGTAATACTTGTGAAAGGCGGTATTGTCCGGTGACAGTGGAATAGCTTTGGATGGATCGTCCTTGCGACAAACCAGCACTCTCCCGGAGTCATCGCAGAACGACCTCAGCTAGGCCTTAGGAACATAATGATGACGTTTCTTGTCCATAGGAAGGATGGGCTACCACCGGATCGTTCATTCGCAAGATATACCTTGCCCATACAAACACAAGGGGCAGGCTTCTTTTTAGAAACCTGCCCCTTCAGACAAACCACATTGGGCCGTGCTTCTACGTTACAGCATCCCCTTCGTCGAGAGCACCTTCCCGGCCAAGCGCTCTTCCAGCATCGTCGCTTGATCGAGCGCTTTGGCCAGCGCTTTGAAGATGGCTTCCATGATGTGGTGGGGGTTCCGGCCATAGAGTAGGTTCACATGCAGGTTCAGGCCTCCGTGGGTCACAAAGGCTTGAAAGAAATCTTCGAACAGGCCGAGATCAAACGCTTTGATCTTCCGATCCGGCAATGTCACGTTGTAGACGAGGAATGGACGGCCGCTGAGATCGATGGTGACCTGGGCTAATGTTTCATCGAGCGGTGCCGAGGCAAACCCAAACCGCTTGATACCGGCTTTTTCTCCCAATGCCTGGTGCAGCGCCTTCCCCATCACGATCCCAACATCCTCCACCGTGTGATGTTCGTCGATGTCGAGGTCGCCCTTCGCCTGGACGGTCAGATCAAAAAACCCATGTTTGGCCAGGAGCTCCAGCATATGGTCGAAAAAGCGGATGCCGGTGTCGATCTTTCCCTGCCCGCTCCCGTCCAAGGTCCACTCGACACGGATGTCGGTTTCTTTGGTGGTTCGTGGGACATTCGCCTGTCGTGGAGCAGACCCGTTCTTCTTCATGAAAACCTGCTCTGCGCCGATTTGACATGCGCATCAAACCCTTCAATCTGCGCCAGTCGAACCAACGGATCCTTGATCTTGGCCAATTCGTGTTTTGTGTAGTGCACGATGTTGCTGACCTTCACATAGTCATTGACCGAAAGCGGGGAAAAGAACCGCGCAGTGCCTCCTGTCGGCAAGACATGATTCGGACCCGCGACATAATCGGCGACCGACGGTGGCGTATAGCGCCCCAAGAACAACGCTCCTGCATGACGGATCTTCTCCAAATAGTCGAACGGATTATCCACAGAGAGGGTCAGATGCTCGGCTGCAATCTCGTTGGCGACCGCGATGGCCTCGTCCATAGTGGACACGATGAACGCCACCGAATGACGCGCAATTGACTTTGACGCGATCTTTTTTCGCTGGAGCCCTCTGAGTTGATCCTCGATCGATTTAGACACATCTTTGGCCAATCGCTCCGATGTCGTGACAAGAAACACCTGCGCATCCTCGTCATGCTCCGCTTCACACAGCAAATCTGCAGCCACATGCGCCGGTTTTGCCTCGTCATCCGCTACCACCAGCAACTCACTGGGGCCGGCGACCATGTCGATTCCAACTGTTCCGTAAAGCAATCGTTTCGCGGTGGCCACGTAAATATTTCCGGGGCCGACGATCTTGTCGACCCGGCCGATGGTTTTCGTCCCATAGGCCAGCGCCGCTACCGCCTGAACGCCGCCAACGCGATAAATCTCTGTGACCCCGGCAATATCGGCGGCGACCAACAAATAGGGATTAATCCCGTCCCTCTGAGGCGGTGTCACCATCACAATGCGCGGGACTCCTGCCACTTTCGCAGGAATGGCGCACATCAGTACAGACGACGGATAAACGGCTTTCCCTCCAGGCACATACACCCCAACGGCGTCGACTGGTGCGACAACCTGCCCCAGCGTGGCATCCCCGTCCTGATACATCCAAGTTTTCGTCTGCTGTCGCTCGTGAAACGACGTCACCCGCTGCGCTGCCAGTCGCAGCGCATCGCCCTCGTCTTTCCTGATATGGAAGTAGGCGTTCTTGATCTCCTCCGAAGTGACACGTAACGCATCGGTCTTCAGTACCACCTTATCGAATTGCGCAGTGTAGCGGAGGACGGATTTGTCGCCGCCTCGCTCCACGGCTTGCAGGATGGTGCGTACGGGTTTTTCAACGGCTGCGCCGGTCGCCCGCCCTCGAAGCGCAGCTTTTTTCAAGGATGGAAGAAAGCTGCGATCTGCCTGTGTGACAATCTTCATGGGCGAACCATCTTTTTCTTACGCATACCGACAGCCGACGGGCGACCATTGCCGGACAGAGCACGCTGATTCCGTACCGCCGCCCTGAGCTTACGAATCAACTCCATCAGCGGTTCCTGTTTGAGTCGAAGGCTCGCCCGGTTGACGATGAAACGAGCCGTCGATTGGGCAATCACTTCGAGTTCGACAAGATCATGCGCTTTGAGGGTGCCGCCGGTTTCGACCAAATCCACGATCCGATCCGCTAATCCTACTACCGGAGCCAACTCAATAGAGCCGTACAACTTGACGATCTCGACCGGAATCCCGCGCGTATTGAAATAACGCCCGGTGATCCTCGGATATTTGGTTGCAATGCGAACCTTGGACGTCAGGCGATCATTCGCCCCCCCTCCCCGGAGCGCGGCGACCGAGATTCTACACGCTCCGAAACCCAAATCCAATGGTTCATATACGTCACTTTCTTGCTCCATTAAGACGTCTTTCCCGACGATTCCGGCATCCGCTCCGCCATACTCCACATAGGTCGGCACATCGCTGGGGCGAACGATGAGGAAGGTCATGTCATTCTCGGGACTAACAAATATCAGTCGTCGACTGTCCCCCGACAATCCGACAATCTTGTAGCCGGCTCGTCCGAAGAGATCCAGGGCGGACTCTATGAGTTTTCCTTTTGACAACGCGATCGTCAGCATGGGAGGCCCCTAGTGAACCTTCATCGTGGTCTGTCGGCGTCGTATGTCGGCTCCTAAGGCCCCTAATTTCTCTTCAATTTGCTCATATCCCCGATCAAGATGATAGACCCGTTGGACCTGAGTGACTCCCTCTGCAGCCAAACCTGCGACAATTAGACTGGCACTCGCACGGAGGTCGGATGCCATGACAGGAGCTCCGGTAAGCTTCTTACCTCCAGTCACCATCAATCGATTGCCTTCCACGCGAATATCCGCGCCCATGCGTCGCAATTCTTCCACATGCATAAACCGGCTCTCGAACACAGTCTCGGTGATAACACTCGTACCTTCGGCTAGGCTCATCAATGCAACCATCTGCGCCTGCATATCGGTGGGAAACCCTGGAAAAGGCAAGGTCCTCAGGTCAGTCCCTCTTAGTTTATCCGGCATAGTCAGACAAACCGAGTCTTTTCCTTCCTGTACATGGGCCCCAGCCTCACGCAGTTTCATCAGGACTGTTTCGAGGTGAGTCGGACGACAGTGTGTTGTGGTCACATCCCCATGAGTCATGGCCCCTGCAGCCAGATACGTACCCGCCTCAATACGATCTGGGATCACTTCGTGGTCTCCACCATGCAGTTCGCGCACTCCCTCTATCGTGATCACGTCGGTTCCTGCACCATAAATTCGCGCACCACGCTTGACGAGAAAGTCGGCCAGGTCCACGATCTCCGGCTCCTTGGCCGCATTTTCCAGCATGGTGACCCCTTCAGCAAGTGACGCCGCCATCATGAGGTTTTCAGTACCGGTCACCGTCGGTGTATCACAGTAAATGCGCGCACCCCTCAATCGTTTCGCCTTGGCCGTGATATAGCCATGTTCAATGGAAATGTTAGCCCCTAGTTTTTCCAATCCCGCCAAATGAAGATTCACCGGTCTGGAACCGATTGCACAGCCTCCAGGAAGAGACACCTTGGCCTCACCCCAGCGCGCAACCAGCGGCCCCAGCACCAGAACCGACGCTCGCATGGTCTTGACCAGATCGTATGGAGCTTCCGTTGATGCAATCACATCGGTTTGAATTACGGCTCGGTTACCCTCGTGCAACACTTTTACCCCGAGAATCCCCAGAAGCTTTCCCATCGTCAGGACATCCACGACCCTCGGAACATTCGTGATGACACATTCCCCGCCTCCCAGAATGGTCGAAGCCAAGATCGGAAGCGCGGAGTTTTTTGCACCACTAATGCGAACTTCCCCGGCTAACCTATTGCCGCCGTTGATGAGAATTTCATCCATACCGTGGTCCTAACCTGCCCGCCGCGCGATCATCACCCGTTCGATGCCGGCTTCGTCTTTGACCGTCTGAAGCCCTGCGTAGCCCCCTGCTCGTTCCGCAGCCTGTCGCACAAGTGGAGCTTGGCCTTGACCAAGTTCCATGACGAGCAATCCACCGGGCACGAGGAATAGTCGTGCATCGTCGAGCAATCGTTCATGGAACTCCGTTCCCCTCTGCCCAGCCACCAATGCCAGCCGTGGCTCAAAATCCCGAACCTCGGGCTGCAAATCGGCCCAGACTGCTTCAGCGATGTACGGAGGGTTGGATACGATCGCATCCACCGCACCTACCAAATTACATTCGCGCAAGGCAGATAAGAAATCCCCTTCCTTCCAAGTAATGCTGTCGCTGACTCCGTGTCTCTCCGCATTGCCCCTTGCAACAGTCAACGCGTCTCCGGAGCAGTCCAGAGCAAAAATCCGCATGCCGCTCAGGATGGTCGCCAAGGTCACAGCCACACACCCGGAACCTGTTCCCACATCGACCAGCACGGCACCTTCCGCCAACCCTCCCTCTCTGACAACCGCTTGGACAAGGAGTTCGGTCTCAGGCCGAGGAATCAGCACCGCCGAATTCACATGAAAGTCGAGGCCGCAGAATTCCTGTGTTCCCAAGATATACTGGAGCGGTTCGCGCGCCATTCGCCTCGATACTACTGATTCGGCACGAGCCAGGTCATCGCCCGACACCGCTTGGTCTCTGCGACTTACCAACTCGTGATGTGTCTTTCCCAAAGCGTAGGCCAACAACCAGAGCGCTTCTTGAGACGCATTTGTGGATCCCGATGTATCCAAAGCGCGTTGGGCCCACGTGATCAACAGGCCAATCGTCTTCGGATCTGCAGTAATGGGGGCGGGCATCGTTACACTTTGGCGGTTTCGGCCTGCTGCTGTTGGGCCTTGAGCGCTTGAATGATCTCGTCGAGATCACCTTCCATCACCAATTCCAGCTTGTGAAGCGTCACGCCGACTCGGTGATCCGTGACGCGATTCTGCGGAAAATTGTAGGTTCGAATTTTCTCGCTTCGTTCTCCGGTCCCCACCTGAGACTTTCTGTTCTGAGCGATCTCCGCTTCTTGCCTTTCCCGTTCGGCTTCGACAATCCGGGCGCGCAAAGTGCGCATGGCTTTGGTGCGATTTTTCAACTGCGACCGCTCATCTTGGCAGGTCACGACCACACCGGTTGGCAGATGCGTAATGCGAACGGCCGAATAGGTGGTGTTCACACTCTGTCCACCGGCCCCGGATGAGCAAAATGTATCGATCCGCAAATCCTTCGGATCAATCTGCACATCCACTTCGTCAACTTCCGGCATGACCGCCACCGTCACGGTCGACGTGTGAATGCGACCACTCGCTTCGGTAACCGGGACCCGCTGCACCCGGTGAACGCCAGCTTCATACTTAAAATGGCTGTAGGCTCCCTTGCCTTCGATTAATGCAACAACGTTCTTATAGCCTCCAATGCCTGTTTCAGACGCTTCGACCGTATCGACCTTAAACCCTTTCTTTTCTGCGTACTTGACATACAAGCGAAATAGCTCTCCGGCAAATAAGCCCGCCTCGTCCCCACCGGTCCCAGCTCGAATTTCCAGCACCAGACTCTTTTGGTCCCGTGGGTCTCTTGGAATCAAGAATTCCCTGACTTGTTCCTCAAGTTCCGCCCTCTGTCGCTCCAGCTCAACCTTTTCCTCCGCCGCCAGCTTGTGCAACTCACCGCCGGCCGACGGGTCGGCAAGAATCCCCATCGCATCTTCCAGCTGCTTCGCGTATTCATGGTAGGCTCCAAAGAGCCTGGCTGCTGGTTCGAGATCGGTGCGTTCCTTACTCAGTTTGTGCAACAAGCTCGGTTGGGTCGCAACGGACGGATCCATGAGTTGATCGGTCAACTCCTGAAACCGTGATGCGAGGCTCCCCCATTTCTTGAGTAACGCTGTTTCCATCGTTTCGTACCTAGACCTTCACAGCGACACCACTGCAACAAAAAAAGAGACCCTGCTTCAGACTCGAAGCAGGGTCTCTTTTTTACCCAGGTGATGAGCTACTTACCTTTCTTCGCGTACTTCTTTTTGAACCGCTCAACACGTCCTTCAGTGTCCACAATCTTTTGGGTGCCGGTGAAGAACGGGTGGCAATTGGAACAGATATCGATGCTGATGTCACCGATGGTCGAACGTGTCTTGAACGAATTCCCGCAGGCGCAGTGAACGGTCGCCTCACGATAGAGTGGATGAAT is part of the Nitrospira sp. genome and harbors:
- a CDS encoding DUF4238 domain-containing protein — protein: MRSFCDDSGRVLVCRKDDPSKAIPLSPDNTAFHKYYYSQPTPEGGKDHNAFEDFFSKVEEKWPRIVDRLHRRENVNDSLETIFEFMALQRARVPASRDVTEKIHAEDVMTVARRLDAEGKLSPEPDGIKDILDHVEVAINPHQSLHGMVTVMQATGQVFDQIGFYTIHNKTSVSFLTSDNPGIWFDPSVQDTDLRPYVLRPDGPVVFIFPISPVIIIYGHSSWRDRFASEGLGTVDLSNTGLVEMINRQICRFGYRAIFAQKAGQERLIEEHASVSPTIRFDRIGMGKDEMVLFEMVFGKRERKPKWVEKSDN
- the hisB gene encoding imidazoleglycerol-phosphate dehydratase HisB — protein: MKKNGSAPRQANVPRTTKETDIRVEWTLDGSGQGKIDTGIRFFDHMLELLAKHGFFDLTVQAKGDLDIDEHHTVEDVGIVMGKALHQALGEKAGIKRFGFASAPLDETLAQVTIDLSGRPFLVYNVTLPDRKIKAFDLGLFEDFFQAFVTHGGLNLHVNLLYGRNPHHIMEAIFKALAKALDQATMLEERLAGKVLSTKGML
- the hisD gene encoding histidinol dehydrogenase; translation: MKIVTQADRSFLPSLKKAALRGRATGAAVEKPVRTILQAVERGGDKSVLRYTAQFDKVVLKTDALRVTSEEIKNAYFHIRKDEGDALRLAAQRVTSFHERQQTKTWMYQDGDATLGQVVAPVDAVGVYVPGGKAVYPSSVLMCAIPAKVAGVPRIVMVTPPQRDGINPYLLVAADIAGVTEIYRVGGVQAVAALAYGTKTIGRVDKIVGPGNIYVATAKRLLYGTVGIDMVAGPSELLVVADDEAKPAHVAADLLCEAEHDEDAQVFLVTTSERLAKDVSKSIEDQLRGLQRKKIASKSIARHSVAFIVSTMDEAIAVANEIAAEHLTLSVDNPFDYLEKIRHAGALFLGRYTPPSVADYVAGPNHVLPTGGTARFFSPLSVNDYVKVSNIVHYTKHELAKIKDPLVRLAQIEGFDAHVKSAQSRFS
- the hisG gene encoding ATP phosphoribosyltransferase codes for the protein MLTIALSKGKLIESALDLFGRAGYKIVGLSGDSRRLIFVSPENDMTFLIVRPSDVPTYVEYGGADAGIVGKDVLMEQESDVYEPLDLGFGACRISVAALRGGGANDRLTSKVRIATKYPRITGRYFNTRGIPVEIVKLYGSIELAPVVGLADRIVDLVETGGTLKAHDLVELEVIAQSTARFIVNRASLRLKQEPLMELIRKLRAAVRNQRALSGNGRPSAVGMRKKKMVRP
- the murA gene encoding UDP-N-acetylglucosamine 1-carboxyvinyltransferase, with the translated sequence MDEILINGGNRLAGEVRISGAKNSALPILASTILGGGECVITNVPRVVDVLTMGKLLGILGVKVLHEGNRAVIQTDVIASTEAPYDLVKTMRASVLVLGPLVARWGEAKVSLPGGCAIGSRPVNLHLAGLEKLGANISIEHGYITAKAKRLRGARIYCDTPTVTGTENLMMAASLAEGVTMLENAAKEPEIVDLADFLVKRGARIYGAGTDVITIEGVRELHGGDHEVIPDRIEAGTYLAAGAMTHGDVTTTHCRPTHLETVLMKLREAGAHVQEGKDSVCLTMPDKLRGTDLRTLPFPGFPTDMQAQMVALMSLAEGTSVITETVFESRFMHVEELRRMGADIRVEGNRLMVTGGKKLTGAPVMASDLRASASLIVAGLAAEGVTQVQRVYHLDRGYEQIEEKLGALGADIRRRQTTMKVH
- the prmC gene encoding peptide chain release factor N(5)-glutamine methyltransferase encodes the protein MPAPITADPKTIGLLITWAQRALDTSGSTNASQEALWLLAYALGKTHHELVSRRDQAVSGDDLARAESVVSRRMAREPLQYILGTQEFCGLDFHVNSAVLIPRPETELLVQAVVREGGLAEGAVLVDVGTGSGCVAVTLATILSGMRIFALDCSGDALTVARGNAERHGVSDSITWKEGDFLSALRECNLVGAVDAIVSNPPYIAEAVWADLQPEVRDFEPRLALVAGQRGTEFHERLLDDARLFLVPGGLLVMELGQGQAPLVRQAAERAGGYAGLQTVKDEAGIERVMIARRAG
- the prfA gene encoding peptide chain release factor 1, translated to METALLKKWGSLASRFQELTDQLMDPSVATQPSLLHKLSKERTDLEPAARLFGAYHEYAKQLEDAMGILADPSAGGELHKLAAEEKVELERQRAELEEQVREFLIPRDPRDQKSLVLEIRAGTGGDEAGLFAGELFRLYVKYAEKKGFKVDTVEASETGIGGYKNVVALIEGKGAYSHFKYEAGVHRVQRVPVTEASGRIHTSTVTVAVMPEVDEVDVQIDPKDLRIDTFCSSGAGGQSVNTTYSAVRITHLPTGVVVTCQDERSQLKNRTKAMRTLRARIVEAERERQEAEIAQNRKSQVGTGERSEKIRTYNFPQNRVTDHRVGVTLHKLELVMEGDLDEIIQALKAQQQQAETAKV
- the rpmE gene encoding 50S ribosomal protein L31 encodes the protein MQKGIHPLYREATVHCACGNSFKTRSTIGDISIDICSNCHPFFTGTQKIVDTEGRVERFKKKYAKKGK